CTTCCTCGAAGACATCTACCACGAGCAGCACATCCTGAACGATTGTATCATCCCCCGCAAAATGATCGTCTCGAACCGCTATTACCGTCCCGAAATGGTCGGCTTGAGCGTGCCGAACGGCATGTACACGACGTGCGCGGGCATCGATTTGATCCGCGACGACCAAGGGAACTATTTCGTGCTCGAAGACAATTTGCGCTCGCCGTCCGGATATTCGTATTTGTTTACGTCCCGATCGATTACGAAGCGAATGCTCCGCGAGCTGTACTTCTCCTACCCCGTCGAGGAAACGGACCACAGCTTGAACCATTTCTTGGCCGCGCTCAAGAGCATGGCGCCGTCGGGGCGATCGTCGCCGACGATCGCGCTGCTGACGCCCGGCAGCTTCAATTCCGCCTACTTCGAGCACACGTATTTGGCGCAGCAAATGGGGATCGAGCTTGTGGAAGGCCGGGACCTCGTCTGCATGGATCACAATATTTATATGCGCACCCGCTCCGGGCTTCGCCGCATCGACGTGCTGTACCGGCGCATCGACGACGACTTCCTCGATCCGCTCGCGTTCCGTCCCGATTCGATGCTCGGCGTCGCCGGCCTCATGAACGCGTATCGGGCCGGCAACGTCGCGATCGCGAACGCGCCGGGCACGGGCGTCGCCGACGATAAAGCGATATATACGTTCGTCCCGGACATGATTCGATATTATTTGAACGAAGAGCCGATTCTCTCGAACGTGCCGACGTATTTATTGAGCCGTCCGGACGAAAGGGAATACGTGCTGCAGCGGCTCGGGGACATGGTCGTCAAGGAGACCTCGCTCTCCGGGGGCTACGGCATGCTGATCGGCCCGTCCGCCTCCGAGCGGGAAATCGAGGCGTTCGCGGACAAAATTCGCGCCAATCCGTCCAATTATATCGCGCAGCCGACGATTCGGCTGTCGACGGCGCCGATTTTCAACGGCGGCGCGTTCGAGCCGAGGCATATCGATTTGCGGGCGTTCGTCCTGTCCGGGAAAGACATGCACGTCATCCCCGGCGGCCTTACCCGCGTCGCGATGAAGCCGGGCTCGCTCGTCGTCAACTCGTCTCAAGGCGGCGGCGTGAAGGATACTTGGGTGCTCGCGGAGTGAATCCGCCGGAACGATAAAAAGGAGGCGTCCCCGATGATGAATCGCATTGCGGCATCGTTGTATTGGATCGGACGGTATACGGAGAGAGCGGAAAACCATGCACGCTTGATCGACGCGTTCTATCACATTCGCGAGGAAACGTCGACGGGGGAGAGGCTGTGGATTCGCATCGTGCAGGCGCTCGGCGATCCGGCGGTGTTCGAATCGATGTACCGCAGCTACGGCGAGCGGGAAGTGCTGCATTATATGATCCTCGACCCGGCGCATATCAACTCGATTCACTCCTGCGTCAATCAAGCTAGATCGAATTTGAAAATGATTCGCGACCGGCTGCCCGACGAGCTGTGGGACATTTTGAACGGCTTCGCGCTCTGGCTGAAGAGCAATGAAACCGACGAGCTGCTGCTCGATTCGCCGTTTCTTTTTTTGAAGAGGGTCAAAGAATGGCTTGGGACGTTTTACGGCGTGGCGCACCATACGATGATGCGCGATCATCATTGGCATATTCTCGAGTGCGGCCGCTTTTTGGAACGGGCGGAAAATGCGGCAAGGCTGTTCGACTCCGTTTACCATTCGATCTTGGAGGAGCCGAAACGGACTCATTTCTTCTTGTTCTCGGCGGTGC
The nucleotide sequence above comes from Paenibacillus sp.. Encoded proteins:
- a CDS encoding alpha-E domain-containing protein, whose translation is MMNRIAASLYWIGRYTERAENHARLIDAFYHIREETSTGERLWIRIVQALGDPAVFESMYRSYGEREVLHYMILDPAHINSIHSCVNQARSNLKMIRDRLPDELWDILNGFALWLKSNETDELLLDSPFLFLKRVKEWLGTFYGVAHHTMMRDHHWHILECGRFLERAENAARLFDSVYHSILEEPKRTHFFLFSAVRAIGGADVFRRLHTDHFTIENVVSLLLLNERFPRSVQFGLSMLEEHLRCLRNIDSSDTTYERTIRLVVKARSEMSWLEADPSDGSLHEHLLRGMSVINGLGSAVGNSFFRTEQGANA
- a CDS encoding circularly permuted type 2 ATP-grasp protein: MHGAEGRIRAHYEGVYGTFRGMPPDSLARRQAAMNERMLEEGITYTLYHPDQADPLERLIPFDLIPRIIPSGEWSMLERGLLQRTKALNSFLEDIYHEQHILNDCIIPRKMIVSNRYYRPEMVGLSVPNGMYTTCAGIDLIRDDQGNYFVLEDNLRSPSGYSYLFTSRSITKRMLRELYFSYPVEETDHSLNHFLAALKSMAPSGRSSPTIALLTPGSFNSAYFEHTYLAQQMGIELVEGRDLVCMDHNIYMRTRSGLRRIDVLYRRIDDDFLDPLAFRPDSMLGVAGLMNAYRAGNVAIANAPGTGVADDKAIYTFVPDMIRYYLNEEPILSNVPTYLLSRPDEREYVLQRLGDMVVKETSLSGGYGMLIGPSASEREIEAFADKIRANPSNYIAQPTIRLSTAPIFNGGAFEPRHIDLRAFVLSGKDMHVIPGGLTRVAMKPGSLVVNSSQGGGVKDTWVLAE